Proteins encoded in a region of the Cytobacillus pseudoceanisediminis genome:
- a CDS encoding polysaccharide biosynthesis protein — protein MFKNQTILITGGTGSWGYELVRQLLDYKPKEIRIFSRNESNQFSMKQEFDNNPLLHFVIGDIKEKEIIMEASEGVDYVFHLAALKHVPVCEYQPLEALKTNVHGTQNVIEAAIHNKVKRVVYISTDKAANPSNFYGLSKAMGERLIIHANTLNTDTKFVCIRGGNVLGTNGSVIHVFKKQIIEKGRIGITDPEMTRFFLTIEEAIKLVFKATFESLGGEIFVMKMPACKILDLAHVLSEDMGKKGIDVEILGVRPGEKIHELLLSEYESETTIAYDEEYFVILPSIHIDGLKEKYANYKPVNLINYNSSKDLMSTDEIRKVLKKGRFI, from the coding sequence TTGTTTAAGAACCAGACAATTCTAATTACTGGAGGAACGGGATCATGGGGCTATGAACTCGTTAGGCAGCTTTTAGATTATAAGCCTAAGGAGATAAGAATTTTTTCCAGGAACGAATCTAACCAATTTTCGATGAAGCAAGAATTTGACAATAACCCGCTGCTTCATTTTGTGATCGGAGATATTAAAGAAAAAGAAATTATCATGGAAGCATCTGAGGGTGTTGATTATGTTTTTCACCTTGCTGCTCTGAAGCATGTTCCTGTATGTGAATATCAGCCCCTAGAAGCATTAAAGACAAATGTTCACGGTACCCAGAATGTAATTGAAGCTGCGATTCATAACAAGGTAAAAAGAGTCGTATACATTTCCACGGATAAAGCGGCAAATCCATCAAATTTTTATGGATTATCTAAAGCGATGGGAGAAAGGCTAATCATCCATGCAAATACACTTAACACTGACACAAAATTTGTTTGCATAAGAGGCGGGAATGTTCTTGGAACAAATGGAAGCGTGATTCATGTCTTTAAGAAACAGATAATAGAAAAAGGCAGGATTGGCATTACTGATCCAGAGATGACAAGATTTTTCTTAACAATTGAAGAAGCTATCAAACTGGTTTTTAAGGCCACTTTTGAAAGTTTGGGCGGGGAGATTTTTGTCATGAAGATGCCAGCATGTAAAATCCTGGATCTTGCACATGTTTTATCTGAGGATATGGGCAAAAAAGGAATCGATGTTGAGATTCTGGGTGTTCGACCAGGAGAGAAGATTCATGAACTTCTGCTTTCAGAGTATGAAAGTGAAACAACAATTGCTTATGATGAAGAGTATTTTGTTATATTGCCAAGTATTCATATTGATGGCTTGAAGGAAAAATATGCAAATTATAAACCGGTTAATCTAATAAATTATAATTCCAGCAAAGACCTAATGAGCACGGATGAAATCAGGAAAGTTTTAAAGAAAGGCAGGTTTATATAA